In Schizosaccharomyces osmophilus chromosome 2, complete sequence, the following proteins share a genomic window:
- the rqc1 gene encoding ribosome quality control complex (RQC) complex subunit Rqc1, translating to MSTRALKKLQRRQQEVAIESSDSSDSESESDEDITRSNPQKNVLNPFDILNAQTGKTDSIEESDASEPENAVNLENEEDTKNSEPQKKVNKKKQQKKKKKPETADKNIKDVETPRKDIADDELKEIDEAIAELKLKYGDESKRSKEGAAAAIEVPNESKLKNELASLLSVNTSFLNPDLEIRKIFGRIVEKRSVNSRRSNVRRRRYVLVQPQEGWPVLARSGLNMRLIEQTPDGVCFFEFTQSRAYQEVQETFEFYVQIYDPNNLFMLLRSHPFHIDTLLQVAEIIDQQGDHELPVDLISRALFAFDSALHPKFNLATGTARLPFLFPTNRRLYLCIWRYMQSLQSRGCWRTVFEFCKVLLQLDPSDPYAICSCIDTYAIRRGEFGWVVNFANYLENTNQITKLPNFFYSSALAMYKMYGDTEETRLTMLAAIERAPYMLGKLFESVRLPANELIIPEPQDPVQELNSELYAMRSRDNWASPDVLSFLQSILKNEKFTLNAVQGQYSDITENLARHLILLNERTLQRFLPKRILQRTIVSFDPLPPDSYTDEPQVFGRDTSRRLANYLSNTLFRNQGENGTDANNVQEANQDPNHPVHQELMQRLEEDLGDSSSPQRRTFMSNLRSFIANLFVATDEEGTEQNDEEYDAGELLEESDYHDAIDE from the coding sequence ATGTCAACGCGAGcgttaaaaaaattacaaagaCGCCAACAGGAAGTAGCTATTGAGTCTTCAGATTCATCGGATTCTGAATCTGAATCTGATGAAGATATTACTCGTTCAAATCCTCAAAAAAATGTCTTGAATCCATTCGACATATTGAATGCACAGACTGGAAAAACTGATAGTATTGAAGAATCGGACGCGAGCGAGCCGGAAAATGCAGTAAATttagaaaacgaagaagataCGAAGAACTCGGAACCTCAGAAGAAagtgaacaaaaagaagcaacaaaagaagaagaaaaagcctGAAACGGCAgacaaaaatataaaggaCGTTGAAACCCCAAGGAAGGATATTGCTGATGatgaattaaaagaaatcgaTGAAGCTATTGCTGAGCTAAAGCTTAAGTATGGTGACGAATCTAAAAGATCCAAAGAAGGAGCTGCTGCGGCAATTGAAGTTCCTAATGAAtctaaattaaaaaatgaacTAGCAAGCTTGTTGAGTGTCAACAcaagttttttgaatccGGATCTGGAGATCCGGAAGATTTTTGGACGAATCGTTGAAAAAAGGTCAGTGAATAGTAGACGTAGTAACGTAAGAAGGAGGAGATACGTCTTAGTTCAGCCTCAAGAAGGATGGCCTGTTCTAGCCAGATCTGGTTTAAATATGCGCTTAATAGAACAGACTCCGGACGGCGtatgcttttttgaatttacCCAGAGCCGTGCCTATCAAGAAGTCCAAGagacttttgaattttatgTCCAGATATACGATCCAAATAACTTATTTATGCTTTTGCGCTCACATCCATTTCATATTGACACCCTATTACAGGTCGCTGAAATTATCGACCAACAAGGAGATCACGAACTGCCAGTTGACCTAATTTCCCGCGCTTTATTTGCCTTTGATAGTGCGTTACATCCAAAATTCAATTTGGCGACCGGCACTGCTCgccttccttttctttttcccaCTAACAGAAGGTTGTATCTTTGCATTTGGCGGTACATGCAAAGCTTGCAAAGTCGCGGATGTTGGCGAACCGTCTTTGAGTTTTGCAAGGTTCTTTTACAACTGGATCCTTCTGATCCATACGCAATTTGTTCTTGCATTGATACTTATGCTATCCGTCGCGGAGAGTTTGGCTGGGTTGTTAATTTTGCCAACTATCTTGAAAACACTAACCAAATAACAAAATTAcccaactttttttattcttcgGCATTAGCCATGTACAAGATGTACGGTGATACTGAGGAGACCCGCTTAACTATGCTCGCAGCAATCGAGCGTGCTCCCTATATGCTAGGTAAATTATTTGAATCGGTAAGATTGCCTGCCAATGAACTAATTATTCCTGAACCTCAAGATCCGGTGCAGGAATTGAATTCGGAGCTTTACGCTATGCGTTCTCGTGACAACTGGGCATCTCCCGATGTTTTGAGTTTCCTACAATctattttgaagaatgaaaagtttACTCTAAATGCAGTTCAAGGACAGTACTCAGATATAACGGAAAATTTAGCAAGGCATCTTATTTTGCTAAACGAAAGAACATTACAAAGATTTTTGCCTAAAAGAATTTTACAGCGTACTATTGTATCGTTTGATCCTTTGCCTCCAGATAGTTATACCGATGAGCCTCAAGTATTTGGACGTGATACTTCTCGTCGTCTAGCTAATTATCTTAGCAATACCTTGTTCAGGAATCAAGGAGAAAACGGCACCGACGCTAATAATGTGCAAGAAGCTAACCAAGACCCTAATCATCCGGTTCATCAGGAATTAATGCAaagattggaagaagatttgGGTGATTCAAGCTCCCCCCAGCGTCGAACCTTTATGTCCAATTTACGTTCTTTCATAGCCAATTTATTTGTAGCAACCGATGAGGAAGGTACCGAAcaaaatgatgaagaatatgATGCTGGCGAGCTGCTGGAAGAGTCGGATTATCATGATGCTATAGATGAATGA
- the sgt2 gene encoding TRC complex (ER membrane insertion) TPR repeat subunit Sgt2 yields MSSKNVATAIIDFLNQATATNAVSDEEKESLEVAAQCIKDSFKINPIEIVPGSGKQLVDAYDAYEQQHPVEATSSNASNGKDEAEKYKAQGNEAIAKKEYQSAVDLYTKAIELDPTSPVYYSNRAAAYSQLGQYESSVEDALTSLSIDPKHARAYGRLGRAKLSLGDAAAAADAYAKGLELDPSNDVLKRGLEAAKEQINPSSDVEAQGSTTEQSRDAGAGGMPDLGSLFSGGMPDLGSLMNNPAIMNMAQNMMQSGALNNLMGDPNIANMARNFQSGGGMPDLNSLAGNPQLQNLARNFRNNQNNGNPENNSQ; encoded by the exons ATGAGTTCTAAGAATGTTGCAACAGCtattattgattttttaaatcaagCCACAGCTACCAATGCAGTTTCTGatgaggaaaaagaaagtttagAGGTCGCTG CCCAATGTATCAAAGACTCTTTTAAGATCAATCCCATTGAAATAGTTCCTGGTTCAGGAAAGCAATTGGTAGATGCTTATGATGCCTACGAACAGCAGCATCCTGTTGAGGCAACCTCATCCAATGCTTCAAATGGTAAAGATGAAGCCGAAAAATATAAAGCTCAAGGAAACGAAGCAATTGCCAAAAAAGAGTACCAGAGTGCTGTCGATCTTTATACTAAGGCCATTGAGCTCGATCCTACTTCTCCCGTGTATTACTCTAACCGTGCTGCCGCTTATAGTCAATTAGGACAATACGAGTCTTCCGTAGAGGATGCATTGACTTCTTTGAGCATCGATCCCAAGCATGCTCGTGCTTATGGTCGTCTCGGTCGCGCCAAGCTTTCCCTTGGCGatgctgctgctgctgctgaCGCTTATGCAAAGGGATTAGAGCTGGACCCGAGTAACGATGTTTTAAAACGTGGTTTGGAAGCTGCCAAAGAACAAATTAACCCATCATCTGATGTTGAAGCTCAAGGCTCTACCACCGAACAGTCTCGTGACGCAGGAGCCGGAGGCATGCCCGATTTGGGTTCCTTGTTCTCTGGGGGAATGCCTGATTTAGGTTCTTTGATGAACAATCCTG CTATTATGAACATGGCTCAAAACATGATGCAATCAGGAGCCTTGAACAATTTGATGGGTGATCCCAACATTGCTAATATGGCTCGCAACTTCCAAAGCGGTGGCGGCATGCCTGATTTGAATTCCTTGGCTGGCAATCCCCAATTGCAAAACTTGGCACGCAATTTTAGGAACAACCAAAATAACGGTAATCCCGAAAACAATTCTCAATAA
- the pof8 gene encoding LARP7 family RNA-binding protein Pof8/Lar7, producing MFLPRQVNIRNKLTGRDNLSTQTALVKENKNTSGSNTASSNIFTKRVPEKVDNLKPEFIRAVECMIEILFYKESEKQKFHLTYLINKEEFWQGLKPSPTQANVKQCVKTIKNKLFTFDEESHFIIRNEYKLDSNLDLFERIVYVEPFPATVSNKPFLLAGLLREFFSGFLPYLDVIPTPEGYAFLVLAHSISQETLASLVVPQGWNILSREEWTKREEMYMEYQADSVKSSRRASFIEPRTPNQSFRRSQNEAVSSFPKHQEHRFKALDNSGEQSQRKTLETERYFPKGLLTRLTNLHRLTNKSTIQSLLHYVFSRQDPTGVCEPMYIDYRKDETEAIVRWKSPEQANLCVKCFSDQHRKQDTHDDIRAHRKHNKTGPFISAELIEGSEEQSYWNQIHGKLKK from the coding sequence ATGTTTTTACCAAGGCAAGTTAATATTCGCAACAAACTAACAGGAAGGGATAATTTATCGACTCAGACAGCCTTGGttaaggaaaataaaaatacaagTGGGTCTAATacagcttcttcaaatatcTTTACAAAACGAGTTCCTGAGAAAGTCGATAACTTGAAGCCAGAGTTTATTCGTGCGGTAGAATGTATGATTGAAATACTATTCTATaaagaaagtgaaaaacaaaaattccatttgacttatttaattaataaagaagaattttgGCAGGGGTTAAAACCGTCTCCTACTCAAGCTAACGTAAAACAATGTGTTAAAActataaaaaacaaactgtTTACTTTCGATGAAGAGTCGCATTTCATCATCAGGAACGAGTATAAGCTTGATTCCAACTTGGATTTATTCGAGCGAATAGTATATGTGGAGCCGTTTCCAGCAACTGTGTCTAACAAGCCGTTTTTGCTGGCCGGGCTGTTACgagaatttttttctggaTTTCTTCCCTACCTTGATGTTATCCCTACTCCTGAAGGATACGCTTTTTTGGTACTGGCTCATTCGATATCACAAGAAACTCTCGCATCTCTTGTCGTTCCCCAAGGTTGGAACATTCTGTCAAGGGAAGAATGGACCAAAAGGGAAGAAATGTACATGGAATATCAAGCCGATTCTGTGAAATCTTCTAGAAGGGCGTCTTTCATAGAACCTAGGACTCCAAATCAATCGTTTCGCAGGAGTCAAAATGAAgcagtttcttcttttccaaaacaccAAGAACATCGATTTAAAGCATTGGACAATTCTGGTGAACAGTCGCAAAGGAAGACTTTGGAAACTGAAAgatattttccaaaaggaCTTTTAACAAGGCTAACTAATCTACATCGATTGACAAATAAAAGCACCATTCAAAGCTTACTACATTATGTTTTCTCCCGTCAAGACCCTACAGGAGTCTGTGAGCCAATGTACATTGACTATAGAAAGGACGAAACAGAAGCCATAGTGAGATGGAAGTCACCTGAACAGGCAAATTTATGTGTGAAATGCTTCTCAGATCAGCATAGGAAGCAAGACACCCATGATGATATTCGTGCACATAGAAAACACAATAAGACTGGTCCATTCATTTCCGCCGAACTAATAGAAGGATCTGAAGAACAATCGTACTGGAATCAGATTCACggaaaattaaaaaaataa
- the noc201 gene encoding Noc complex subunit Noc201, with protein MSKISAILKARKGQLKGKKDGKIKKTPSKPANSTGTHKNSDPKNGLQNEVKELLDKSQNETPGSEDENATMDDFLNGDFEESDLDKSATPEKNTEPLEERQENEKKPSQLKKNRKAKAVQKEEESSSSDEEEVDAEQYREQLDSLKEKDPDFYNYLQKNDSDLLDFNADEVTQDDEPEGGKRNNEGKTEITMDMLSKWRDNLSNQKSLTTLQKVVQAFKAAAYLNEEEGMNLKYSITDSRVFNDLMLLAIQSVPRVLNHHIPLQTEKNGRKVVNTDNRVLSRLSPILKSYGFSILRLLEGMTDAKNISLLLRETQNVVPYMITYRKFLKQFVEAVVEVWSTNRDDTVRVSCVFVLRSVCLTADLTLLEFAFKHMYLTMIRISSYTTVHTLAAINFMKNSSADIFLLNPESCYLVTFRYIRQLAITLRNTIHQPKPETRKLIQSWSYVHAIDFWSRLLSRATWLSREKGVAVEMQSLVYPLVQITLGAITTSPSSQLYPMRFHLSRSLIYLSRHTGVFIPMAPVLFDVLDSPELSRKPKPSTFKPLDWEVEIRAPTAYLRTRVYQDGITNQLLELLGEYYVLYATNIAFPEFVIPAIVRAKRFAKKSRNVKLNRSLLALVQKFEQQSEFVLTHRAQQKVSPANLESLDAFLANEEWEKTSLGAYVVAQREIREEQRRLLREAILEDQNHKENMRLKKKGALKNGDDELSSEGDEELE; from the coding sequence ATGTCGAAGATATCAGCCATTCTGAAAGCAAGAAAGGGGCAATTGAAAGGTAAAAAAGATggtaaaataaagaaaactccTTCCAAGCCTGCCAATTCTACAGGAACCCATAAAAATTCAGATCCTAAAAATGGTCTGCAGAATGAGGTGAAGGAGTTGTTGGACAAGTCCCAAAATGAAACTCCCGGTTCTGAGGATGAAAATGCGACCATGGACGATTTTTTGAACGGTGATTTCGAGGAATCTGATTTGGACAAATCCGCTACTCCTGAGAAAAACACAGAGCCTTTAGAAGAACGTcaggaaaatgaaaagaaaccatctcaactaaaaaagaatagaaaagcGAAAGCCGTTcagaaagaagaggaaagcAGCTCTTCcgacgaagaagaagtggACGCTGAGCAATATCGAGAGCAACTTGATTCATTGAAGGAGAAAGATCCCGACTTTTACAATtatttacagaaaaatgATAGCGATCTCTTGGATTTCAATGCAGATGAAGTAACTCAAGACGATGAGCCTGAGGGAGGCAAACGGAataatgaaggaaaaacagAGATTACTATGGATATGCTGAGTAAATGGCGGGATAATTTGAGTAACCAGAAGTCTTTGACAACTTTACAAAAGGTGGTTCAAGCGTTTAAGGCCGCAGCTTATTTGaatgaggaagaaggaatgaACTTAAAGTATTCAATAACAGATTCTAGGGTATTTAACGACTTAATGTTGTTGGCTATTCAATCTGTTCCTCGTGTGCTTAATCATCATATTCCCCTGCAAACGGAAAAAAATGGCAGAAAGGTTGTAAACACCGACAATAGGGTTTTATCTCGTCTCAGTCCTATATTAAAGTCCTATGGCTTCTCTATCTTGCGATTATTGGAAGGAATGACTGACGCTAAAAACATTTCCTTGCTACTTCGCGAAACGCAAAATGTGGTTCCCTATATGATTACATATcgaaaatttttgaaacaatttgTCGAAGCTGTCGTTGAAGTCTGGAGCACCAACCGCGATGATACTGTTAGAGTTTCGTgcgtttttgttttacgaAGTGTTTGCTTGACAGCAGATCTAACTTTGTTGGAGTTTGCCTTCAAACATATGTATTTAACCATGATTCGCATTAGCTCTTATACAACTGTTCACACTTTAGCGGCTAtcaattttatgaaaaatagTTCCGCAGatatatttttgttaaatcCAGAAAGCTGTTACTTGGTTACCTTTCGATATATTCGACAACTTGCTATTACCCTCAGAAATACAATTCACCAGCCAAAGCCAGAGACAAGGAAACTTATACAAAGCTGGTCATATGTGCATGCAATTGACTTTTGGTCTCGATTGTTAAGTCGAGCCACTTGGTTGAGCCGCGAAAAAGGAGTCGCAGTGGAAATGCAATCTTTGGTATATCCTTTAGTACAGATTACGTTGGGAGCGATTACGACATCTCCCTCATCTCAACTGTACCCCATGAGATTCCACCTTTCACGAAGTCTCATTTACCTGTCTAGACATACCGGTGTTTTTATTCCAATGGCTcctgttttgtttgatgTCTTGGATTCCCCGGAACTCTCAAGAAAGCCTAAGCCTAGTACATTCAAACCTTTGGATTGGGAAGTTGAAATTCGTGCACCAACTGCGTACTTGAGGACACGCGTTTATCAAGACGGTATAACTAATCAGTTGTTGGAATTGTTGGGAGAGTACTATGTTTTATATGCTACAAACATTGCTTTCCCCGAGTTTGTTATACCCGCAATTGTTCGTGCTAAGCgttttgcaaagaaaagtagGAATGTCAAGCTTAATCGCTCTCTTTTGGCCTTGGTTCAGAAGTTTGAGCAGCAAAGTGAATTTGTCTTAACTCATCGTGCTCAACAAAAAGTTAGTCCTGCTAATCTCGAATCACTCGATGCCTTCTTAGCAAATGAGGAATGGGAAAAGACATCTTTAGGTGCTTACGTCGTCGCGCAACGTGAAATTCGTGAAGAACAGCGCAGACTTTTACGTGAAGCAATTTTGGAAGACCAAAATCATAAGGAAAACATGcgtttgaagaaaaaaggcGCTTTGAAGAATGGTGATGACGAGCTCAGTTC
- the ysh1 gene encoding mRNA cleavage and polyadenylation specificity factor complex endoribonuclease subunit Ysh1 — MSKRKDIDEEVSADPSDLLQFINLGAGNEVGRSCHILQYKGKTVMLDAGVHPAYNGLAALPFYDEFDLSTVDVLLVSHFHLDHVASLPYVMTKTNFKGRVFMTHPTKAVCKWLLSDYVKVSNVGVEDQLYDEKDLTAAFERMEAVDYHSTIEVEGVKFTPYHAGHVLGACMFFIEMAGVKILYTGDYSREEDRHLHIAEVPPTKPDILITESTYGTASHQPRLEKEARLLNIVHSTIRNGGRVLMPVFALGRAQELLLILDEYWNNHYDLRPVPIYYASSLARKCMAVFQTYVNMMNDNIRKAFAERNPFIFRYIKNLRNLDRFDDIGPSVIIASPGMLQNGVSRALLERWAPDSRNTLLLTGYSVEGTMAKQITNEPVEITSMSGQKIPRRMAVEELSFAAHVDYIQNSEFIDQVKADHIILVHGEQTNMGRLKSALLSKFHNQKLDSKVYTPRNCVPLFLYFKGERLVRALGKVAVRKPTDGDIMSGILVQKDSVYKLMSADDLRDFSDLTTTVLTQKQVIPFFSSIELAKYHLNQMFGYVKEERTKSGELCYTVMDAIHLSMPSEHKLTVEWAGNIMNDTIADSVITVLLGIESSPASVKLTNHKCVHGHTHPKKSKEEDRINKLMMFLESQFGESLTKSKDGVYIKIDQYEASIDFSTMKVECNNEILRTRIVHVLSRAVNTILPFSEPMKGNLDIAEEQESEDDSNEEAEEIKTASVHEEKKEELT; from the exons atgtccaaaagaaaagatatcGATGAAGAAGTTTCTGCTGACCCTTCG GATTTGCTGCAGTTTATCAATCTAGGAGCTGGCAATGAGGTTGGAAGAAGCTGTCATATTCTTCaatacaaaggaaaaacagtAATG CTGGATGCTGGTGTTCATCCTGCTTACAATGGCCTCGCAGCTTTGCCATTTTACGATGAATTTGATCTCAGTACTGTCGATGTTCTACTAGTCAGCCA CTTTCATTTGGATCATGTTGCATCTTTACCCTATGTGATGacgaaaacaaactttAAAGGTCGTGTGTTCATGACTCATCCTACGAAGGCTGTTTGCAAATGGTTACTATCAGACTACGTTAAAGTCAG TAATGTCGGCGTAGAGGATCAGTTGTACGACGAGAAGGATTTGACGGCagcttttgaaagaatggaaGCAGTTGATTATCACTCTACGATTGAAGTCGAAGGAGTAAAGTTTACACCATATCATGCCGGACATGTTTTAGGAGCTTgtatgttttttattgaaatgGCAGGCGTTAAA ATTCTCTATACAGGAGATTATTCTAGAGAAGAAGATCGGCATTTGCATATAGCGGAAGTTCCACCCACAAAGCCAGATATCTTAATTACAGAATCTACGTATGGTACTGCTTCACACCAACCTCgtcttgaaaaagaagctcgTCTGCTAAATATTGTGCATTCTACAATCCGTAATGGTGGACGTGTGTTAATGCCCGTTTTTGCTCTTGGAAGAGCCCAGGAATTACTGCTTATTTTGGATGAATATTGGAACAATCACTATGATTTACGTCCTGTGCCCATATATTATGCATCCTCTTTAGCTAGAAAGTGTATGGCAGTGTTTCAAACTTATGTTAATATGATGAACGATAATATCCGTAAGGCTTTTGCGGAACGGAATCCCTTTATATTCAGATACATAAAAAACTTAAGGAATTTGGATAGATTTGACGACATCGGCCCCTCTGTTATTATAGCAAGTCCTGGTATGCTTCAGAATGGTGTTTCTCGGGCATTATTAGAGCGTTGGGCTCCTGATTCTCGAAATACGTTGTTATTGACTGGTTACTCTGTTGAGGGAACCATGGCAAAACAAATTACTAACGAGCCTGTTGAAATAACATCCATGTCGGGTCAAAAGATTCCAAGAAGGATGGCCGTTGAAGAGCTTTCATTTGCTGCTCATGTTGattatattcaaaacaGTGAATTCATTGATCAAGTGAAAGCTGATCATATT ATTTTGGTACATGGTGAACAGACTAATATGGGTCGCTTAAAAAGTGCACTGTTAAGCAAATTCCATAATCAAAAGCTTGATAGCAAGGTTTATACCCCAAGAAATTGTGTACCTCTATTCCTTTACTTCAAAGGAGAGCGTCTTGTTAGG GCTCTAGGAAAAGTTGCTGTCCGTAAACCAACAGATGGGGATATAATGAGTGGAATTTTAGTTCAGAAAGACTCAGTTTACAAGCTTATGTCGGCGGATGACCTTCGAGATTTCAGTGATCTCACGACGACTGTTTTGACCCAAAAGCAAGTTattccattcttttctagtaTAGAGCTGGCTAAATACCATTTAAATCAAATGTTTGGATATGTTAAAGAAGAACGGACAAAATCTGGCGAATTGTGTTATACTGTCATGGATGCTATTCATTTGAGCATGCCAAGTGAGCATAAATTAACTGTGGAATGGGCTGGAAACATTATGAATGATACCATCGCAGATTCAGTGATTACAGTTCTGTTAGGAATCGAAAGCAGCCCAGCTTCTGTAAAAT TAACAAATCACAAGTGCGTTCATGGGCACACTCACCCAAAGAAatcgaaagaagaagaccGGATCAATAAATTGAtgatgtttttggaaagtcAATTTGGTGAAAGCCTTACAAAGTCAAAAGACGGTGTATACATAAAAATCGATCAATACGAAGCTTCTATCGACTTTTCCACTATGAAGGTGGAATGCAATAATGAAATTCTTCGAACAAGGATTGTCCATGTCCTTTCTCGAGCCGTAAACacaattcttcctttttcagaGCCAATGAAGGGCAATCTTGACATTGcagaagaacaagaaagtGAAGATGACTCgaatgaagaagctgaagaaatcaaaacagCGTCTgttcatgaagaaaaaaaggaagaactcACCTAA
- the swi2 gene encoding recombination mediator Swi2: MRIHEFHRSEANAVKGENYKTRELGNDSNCSSLNSSCVQNSSMQPSSCKPLSDKFDEPLLTDIASEPTHETERHIRGFARDPTCSRERPNGDDDRAEACVQNESLAIHASHLKNQQGSFDVPEGHECMLSTDKIQKEKRKAGRPKKLRYIAEDSSSNGCTHKRKRGRPKGWRKNPERDVYLEMIDAPVEKRNPKSVFDAVVVPLNSFKGTTEEEVENEASGNELQSETNDESWSFDVDVGVKTDLNSHEYGLEEPVPGLTFESMSIGPPSSDLPSNNEPPNATQSEPDSETNFSFSDDDFAVLDKIEHEFEAHDIDQSKEFSSSDSISHRITLCEQNEPPPQKSATEIMELPKGTTLNSRKENNNIFKINTDGKANKIGRRLPTTSDGLSKLEAKSFGNPANFKYPTLLKSPKGSPKTSSMRTKTPFRSPFASKNSDNRAKKTLSKPFRPPLKKDAPFNIIDEEVKPKYISSSRTAHHGDIASTNDGRSPVISRLQSEISTLQDQISIVELANDLENDQEDEVGLLEKIQRWRRSAQLAVEVLFPVFSLKFTTMLQEVPESILPSVVDDLRSKPCNIGTFLEQLDIPFSLLNYNPDSDSWGDDA; this comes from the coding sequence ATGAGGATTCATGAATTTCACAGGTCTGAAGCAAATGCTGTAAAAGGAgaaaattataaaacaaGAGAACTTGGAAATGATTCCAATTGCTCTTCCttaaattcttcttgtgtCCAAAATAGTAGTATGCAGCCATCAAGTTGCAAACCATTGTCCGATAAATTTGACGAGCCATTATTGACAGATATAGCTTCTGAGCCGACCCATGAGACTGAAAGACATATAAGAGGTTTTGCAAGGGATCCTACATGCTCAAGGGAGAGACCAAATGGAGACGATGATCGAGCTGAAGCTTGTGTCCAAAATGAAAGCCTCGCAATCCATGCTTCACATCTAAAAAATCAGCAAGGGAGTTTTGATGTGCCTGAAGGCCATGAATGCATGCTTTCCACTgataaaattcaaaaggagAAGCGAAAAGCAGGAAGACCAAAAAAGTTGCGTTATATAGCAGAAGACAGTTCTTCAAATGGGTGTACTCACAAAAGAAAGCGCGGTCGTCCAAAAGGTTGGAGAAAGAATCCTGAAAGAGATGTTTATTTAGAAATGATTGATGCCCCTGTCGAAAAACGTAACCCGAAGAGTGTCTTTGACGCAGTTGTGGTACctttaaattcttttaagGGGACTACAGAAGAGGaagttgaaaatgaagcttCGGGAAATGAACTTCAAAGCGAAACGAACGACGAAAGCTGGAGTTTCGACGTGGACGTTGGCGTGAAAACGGACTTAAACTCGCATGAATACGGATTGGAAGAACCCGTTCCCGGACTAACCTTTGAATCTATGAGTATAGGCCCTCCATCAAGTGATTTACCTAGTAATAATGAACCACCGAATGCTACTCAGTCCGAACCAGACTCTGAAACCAACTTTAGTTTTTCGGACGATGATTTTGCTGTTTTGGATAAAATTGAACACGAATTTGAAGCACATGATATAGATCAATCAAAagagttttcttcttccgaTTCTATCTCCCATAGGATTACTTTATGTGAACAGAACGAACCCCCCCCTCAGAAAAGTGCCACTGAAATAATGGAACTACCAAAAGGTACTACCCTTAATAGTCGAAAAGAGAACAATAACATATTTAAAATTAATACGGACGGAAAAGCGAACAAAATTGGGAGACGCTTACCAACAACATCAGATGGTTTAAGCAAGCTTGAAGCGAAGTCATTTGGAAATCCCGCTAATTTCAAGTATCCAACTCTCTTAAAAAGTCCAAAGGGAAGCCCAAAAACTTCAAGTATGAGAACTAAAACCCCCTTTCGAAGCCCTTTTGCTTCAAAGAATTCTGATAATCGAGCCAAAAAAACCCTTTCTAAGCCATTTCGGCCTCCACTAAAAAAGGATGCACCATTTAATATCATTGATGAAGAGGTTAAACCTAAATATATAAGCTCTTCAAGAACGGCGCACCATGGTGACATTGCTTCTACTAATGATGGACGGTCCCCTGTAATTAGTAGATTGCAATCAGAAATATCTACTTTACAGGATCAAATATCCATAGTTGAGCTGGCTAATGACCTGGAAAACGATCAAGAAGATGAGGTGGGATTGCTcgaaaaaattcaaaggTGGAGGAGATCGGCTCAGCTGGCCGTTGAGGTTCTTTTTCCTgtattttcattaaaattTACTACCATGCTTCAGGAAGTCCCAGAGTCTATTTTACCGAGTGTCGTAGATGATCTTCGTTCGAAACCGTGTAACATTGGGACGTTTCTTGAGCAATTggatattcctttttctctattaAATTATAATCCGGATAGTGATTCTTGGGGAGATGATGCATaa